A stretch of Gemmatimonas aurantiaca T-27 DNA encodes these proteins:
- the topA gene encoding type I DNA topoisomerase, translating to MPIKKAAKKAATKKSATKAPAKKAATKVAAKSVAKSPARKTPVSKTAVRKTAAGKTTARKAAARAEAIDLPEDDEPAPAGGTSLVIVESPAKAKTIGKYLGRGYTVKATVGHVRDLPAKKLGIDIDHGFAPEYVTIEGKEDILTDLKKVAKGAREIFIATDPDREGEAIGWHVEQYFTQPKRHAVSAPIRRVMFHEITKDAVHKSMAKPMDIDNKKVEAQQARRVLDRLVGYKASPVLWKTVKKGLSAGRVQTVALRLIVEREREIRAFTPVEYWSIAADLQKGQQPFTAKLHQLDGKKPEIGNGTEAERIIADLAGRKEFVVTEVKRRERRKNPAAPFTTSTLQQEAAKKLGFGSKRTMRLAQDLYEGIDVGIDGATGLITYMRTDSTRVSEDAANSARESLRAQFGDDFLAPAPQLYPSGKANAQDAHEGVRPTDPSRRPEQVQKFLTADQFKLYQLIWQRFMASQMAPAVFDTTTVDFNIPIKVADAERNYLFRATGSVVKFQGFLALYREAREEGDAKALEDEQALPVLEVDERVPVKAITPTQHFTEPPPRFSEASLVKELERAGIGRPSTYASIISVLVERRYVSLEQRRFFPTSLGETVEKVMVKKFPDVFNVGFTAQMEEELDKIAEGEIDWVRALGDFWTPFQRTLNDNDLDALIGEAYDLSALETERCPDCGGKLVAKGGFFGPFVACENHPKACKYTRPIKGEKKPAELTNYMCQECGAPMVIRHGRSGDFLGCSKFPKCRGTRSMPTGVKCPKDGGEIAERRSKKRGKAFYGCENYPNCDFVVWDKPVAETCPECGYVGAEAKSNKTRGSFRKCLKCSNEWDVAAPDEAAEVAEVA from the coding sequence ATGCCAATTAAGAAAGCTGCCAAGAAGGCGGCGACGAAGAAGTCCGCAACGAAAGCCCCCGCGAAAAAGGCTGCAACCAAGGTTGCTGCCAAGTCCGTGGCCAAGTCGCCTGCGCGCAAGACTCCGGTCTCCAAGACGGCGGTTCGCAAGACCGCCGCTGGAAAGACCACCGCTCGCAAGGCCGCGGCCCGCGCGGAAGCGATAGATCTGCCAGAGGATGATGAGCCCGCGCCGGCCGGCGGCACGTCACTGGTCATCGTCGAGTCTCCAGCGAAGGCCAAGACCATCGGCAAGTATCTCGGTCGTGGTTACACGGTGAAGGCCACCGTCGGGCACGTGCGTGACCTGCCCGCCAAGAAGCTCGGCATCGATATCGACCACGGCTTTGCCCCCGAATACGTCACCATCGAGGGCAAGGAAGACATCCTCACGGATCTCAAAAAGGTCGCCAAGGGCGCGCGCGAAATCTTCATCGCCACTGACCCTGATCGCGAAGGTGAAGCGATCGGGTGGCACGTGGAACAGTATTTCACGCAGCCCAAGCGGCATGCCGTCTCGGCGCCGATCCGGCGCGTGATGTTCCACGAGATCACGAAAGACGCCGTGCACAAGTCCATGGCCAAGCCCATGGACATCGACAACAAGAAGGTCGAGGCCCAGCAGGCCCGGCGCGTGCTCGATCGACTGGTCGGCTACAAAGCCAGCCCGGTGCTCTGGAAGACCGTCAAGAAAGGCCTTTCCGCTGGCCGTGTGCAAACCGTGGCGCTCCGACTCATTGTGGAACGCGAACGCGAAATCCGTGCGTTCACGCCCGTCGAGTACTGGAGCATCGCGGCCGATCTGCAGAAGGGGCAGCAGCCGTTCACGGCCAAGCTCCATCAGCTCGATGGCAAGAAGCCGGAGATCGGCAACGGCACGGAAGCCGAGCGGATCATCGCCGATCTGGCTGGTCGCAAGGAGTTTGTCGTTACCGAGGTGAAGCGTCGCGAACGGCGCAAGAATCCGGCGGCGCCCTTCACGACCTCCACGTTGCAGCAGGAAGCGGCCAAGAAGCTCGGTTTCGGATCCAAGCGCACCATGCGACTCGCGCAGGATCTGTACGAAGGCATCGACGTGGGAATCGACGGCGCGACGGGTCTGATTACCTACATGCGTACCGACTCCACGCGTGTCTCGGAAGACGCCGCAAACTCGGCGCGTGAATCGCTGCGTGCCCAGTTCGGCGACGACTTCCTCGCACCAGCGCCGCAGCTCTATCCGAGCGGCAAGGCCAATGCGCAGGACGCACACGAAGGTGTGCGCCCCACGGATCCGTCACGTCGTCCGGAGCAAGTGCAGAAGTTCCTGACGGCCGATCAGTTCAAGTTGTACCAGCTCATCTGGCAGCGCTTCATGGCGTCGCAGATGGCACCGGCGGTGTTCGATACCACCACCGTCGACTTCAATATCCCGATCAAGGTGGCCGACGCGGAGCGCAACTATCTGTTCCGCGCGACCGGCTCGGTGGTGAAGTTCCAGGGTTTCCTGGCGTTGTATCGCGAAGCCCGCGAAGAGGGCGATGCCAAGGCGCTCGAAGATGAACAGGCACTACCGGTGCTGGAAGTCGACGAGCGGGTGCCGGTCAAAGCCATCACACCTACGCAGCACTTCACCGAACCGCCGCCGCGTTTTTCGGAAGCGTCGCTGGTGAAGGAACTCGAGCGCGCCGGGATCGGCCGCCCGTCCACCTACGCGTCCATCATTTCGGTGCTGGTCGAGCGACGGTACGTCTCGCTCGAGCAGCGCCGGTTCTTCCCCACCTCCCTTGGGGAAACGGTGGAGAAGGTGATGGTGAAGAAATTCCCCGACGTCTTCAACGTCGGCTTCACGGCGCAGATGGAAGAGGAGCTCGACAAGATCGCCGAAGGTGAGATCGATTGGGTGCGCGCGCTGGGTGATTTCTGGACGCCCTTCCAGCGCACGCTCAATGACAACGACCTCGATGCGCTCATCGGCGAAGCCTACGATCTGTCGGCGCTCGAGACCGAGCGTTGTCCGGATTGTGGCGGCAAGCTGGTCGCCAAGGGTGGTTTCTTCGGACCGTTCGTGGCCTGTGAGAACCACCCCAAGGCCTGCAAGTACACGCGCCCCATCAAGGGGGAGAAGAAGCCGGCTGAGCTGACGAACTACATGTGTCAGGAGTGCGGCGCGCCAATGGTCATTCGTCATGGCCGCTCCGGCGACTTCCTTGGCTGCAGCAAGTTCCCGAAGTGCCGGGGCACCCGCTCCATGCCCACGGGCGTCAAGTGTCCCAAGGATGGAGGCGAGATCGCCGAGCGTCGCTCCAAGAAGCGCGGCAAGGCGTTCTACGGCTGTGAGAACTACCCCAACTGCGACTTTGTGGTATGGGACAAGCCTGTCGCCGAGACGTGTCCTGAGTGTGGGTACGTGGGGGCCGAGGCCAAGAGCAACAAGACGCGCGGGAGCTTCCGGAAGTGTCTCAAGTGCAGCAACGAGTGGGATGTCGCTGCGCCTGACGAGGCTGCGGAAGTCGCTGAAGTCGCGTGA
- a CDS encoding YncE family protein, translating to MNAHQIGRALTRPSLTRRLASLVAIGATMALGACNGDEVIDPPFKDSIKPTVGLTKGLPTADSLLAVTLNANDNIGLKRVRLLLAGGITASYDTVMTSAVTSLTILVNVRVPSSAPIGATVTARAVAVDGAGNESDTARVALTVGNLEPPSAIVTSPVAGSPVVTGKALILSLSGRARYKVRTLGYELSGAYTARDSSSFSAPLRDSIALLDTLVVPDSVKGATIQVTPFIIDSLNQRVLGTPVSYAVQSPANANTVPVVRTGVAPRVEVNDTIFVEATDPVGISTLGYEVRTPTGQLLVADSVSSDGRFSTLVRTFRTRIPVATFPMHVNVFGFARNANGRRDVARFPSGSLRQDTVIVVAGYTNPLPQGGQVADALYFPRNDRLYLTNIERNWLEVYNLADSSFRAPIAVGSRPWGIAPYPRNRDGEMSDTLLVANSGGTNISYVDLRNGSAGREVYRYPLPNIIVYTITSTRSATTDQIITQRTAHDFSDRPQYLAATCNGDLTPGSPCEDVIAVYSTTPTPGQSSPFEKQGTIRWENLSKKSSHFFFEQAMGQAEGRSDTLEIERFAAGGVGADSILLPYKQIVRRPDGSMWEYSIVGRIDRLAFRDTTYVRNSGNFRRAVFGEGGPVLGSRAMTYDATMGFDMTPPLPVIDRGISRPLDVTDFIANTFSRVQGVGINFDGEINAVKGDSTYLFDRTLRLQGILESRPSGGGLDFHPQNTGPRSSPLRTRLAFVASSEPVIDVFDTYCYRKIASIAIRDPIIGPVRATQRPNGQLVLVGATVRGVTLVALSDTFTTTCL from the coding sequence ATGAATGCACATCAGATCGGGCGCGCACTGACGCGCCCCAGCCTGACGCGTCGCCTCGCGTCGCTGGTCGCCATCGGGGCCACTATGGCCCTGGGCGCCTGCAACGGCGACGAAGTCATCGATCCACCGTTCAAGGATTCCATCAAGCCGACGGTCGGCCTTACCAAGGGGCTGCCCACGGCCGACTCCCTGCTGGCCGTCACCCTCAACGCCAACGACAATATCGGACTCAAGCGCGTTCGCTTGCTTCTGGCTGGCGGCATCACGGCTTCGTATGACACCGTGATGACGAGCGCGGTGACGTCGCTGACGATCCTGGTGAACGTACGTGTTCCGTCCAGCGCGCCCATCGGCGCCACGGTCACGGCGCGCGCGGTCGCCGTCGATGGTGCCGGCAATGAGTCCGACACGGCACGTGTGGCTCTCACCGTCGGCAACCTCGAGCCGCCCAGTGCCATCGTCACGAGCCCCGTGGCCGGTTCACCGGTTGTCACGGGCAAAGCGCTCATCCTTTCGTTGTCCGGACGCGCCCGCTACAAGGTGCGCACGCTCGGATACGAACTGTCCGGTGCCTATACGGCACGCGACTCGAGCTCCTTCAGTGCACCGTTGCGCGACTCCATCGCGCTGCTCGATACCTTGGTCGTGCCTGACAGCGTGAAGGGTGCTACCATCCAGGTCACGCCATTCATCATCGACTCGCTCAACCAGCGTGTGCTTGGCACACCGGTTTCATACGCGGTGCAGAGTCCGGCCAATGCCAACACCGTGCCCGTGGTTCGGACCGGCGTGGCGCCCCGCGTGGAAGTGAACGACACCATCTTCGTCGAAGCCACTGACCCGGTGGGTATCTCCACGCTGGGCTACGAAGTGCGCACCCCCACGGGTCAACTGCTCGTCGCCGACTCGGTGTCCTCGGACGGTCGATTCTCCACGTTGGTTCGTACCTTCAGGACGCGGATCCCGGTGGCGACTTTCCCGATGCACGTCAACGTGTTCGGCTTTGCCCGCAACGCCAACGGTCGGCGCGATGTGGCCCGGTTCCCAAGCGGTTCATTGCGGCAGGATACGGTCATCGTGGTGGCCGGCTACACCAATCCGCTGCCGCAGGGCGGCCAAGTGGCCGACGCCTTGTACTTCCCACGCAACGATCGGTTGTACCTCACGAACATCGAGCGCAATTGGCTCGAGGTCTACAACCTGGCTGACTCGTCGTTCCGTGCGCCGATCGCCGTGGGTTCACGTCCGTGGGGTATCGCACCCTATCCGCGCAATCGCGATGGGGAGATGTCCGATACGCTGCTGGTCGCCAACTCGGGTGGTACCAACATCAGCTACGTGGACTTGCGCAATGGTTCGGCGGGCCGCGAAGTGTACCGCTATCCGCTGCCCAACATCATCGTCTACACGATCACGTCGACGCGTTCGGCGACCACCGATCAGATCATCACGCAGCGCACCGCGCACGACTTCAGTGATCGTCCGCAGTACCTTGCGGCGACCTGCAACGGTGACCTGACACCAGGCTCGCCCTGCGAAGATGTCATCGCGGTGTACTCCACCACACCCACGCCAGGCCAGTCGTCCCCCTTCGAGAAGCAGGGCACCATTCGCTGGGAGAACCTGAGCAAGAAGAGCTCGCACTTCTTCTTTGAACAGGCGATGGGGCAGGCCGAGGGGCGTTCTGACACATTGGAAATCGAACGCTTCGCAGCCGGCGGTGTGGGTGCCGACTCGATCCTGCTGCCCTACAAGCAGATTGTCCGGCGGCCCGATGGCTCGATGTGGGAGTACTCCATTGTAGGTCGTATCGACCGACTGGCCTTCCGCGACACCACCTACGTGCGAAACTCGGGCAACTTCCGTCGCGCGGTCTTCGGCGAGGGCGGCCCGGTGCTCGGCAGCCGCGCCATGACCTACGATGCCACGATGGGCTTCGACATGACGCCTCCGCTGCCGGTAATCGACCGCGGGATCTCGCGACCACTCGATGTCACCGACTTCATCGCCAATACCTTCTCGAGGGTACAGGGCGTTGGCATCAACTTCGATGGTGAGATCAATGCGGTGAAGGGTGACTCCACCTACCTGTTCGATCGCACACTGCGCCTGCAGGGTATCCTCGAGTCTCGCCCCAGCGGTGGTGGTCTCGACTTCCATCCCCAGAACACGGGGCCGCGCTCGTCGCCCCTGCGGACACGGTTGGCCTTTGTTGCCTCGAGCGAGCCGGTCATCGATGTCTTCGACACGTACTGCTACCGGAAGATCGCCTCGATTGCGATTCGTGATCCGATCATCGGCCCCGTGCGTGCCACACAGCGACCCAACGGACAGTTGGTGTTGGTTGGCGCCACGGTCCGCGGTGTGACCCTGGTCGCCCTCTCGGATACCTTCACGACGACCTGCTTGTAA
- a CDS encoding shikimate kinase, which translates to MTSQAERQIDGHIVLVGLPGAGKSTVGRSVAKSLGRPFLDFDVEIERRTGMPVARIFAEQGEPAFRQMEMALTRELAAAPPMILAPGGGWITNPGVIELMRPPGCLIHLLVSPAEAVRRLSRSRTTRPLLMEADPAVKMNALWEARAGLYNMSDIVLDVELVDPQRITDSIVALAHGRMPEIG; encoded by the coding sequence GTGACCAGTCAGGCCGAGCGACAGATCGACGGTCACATCGTGCTGGTGGGGCTGCCTGGGGCGGGCAAGTCCACCGTCGGCCGATCGGTAGCCAAGTCGCTTGGGCGGCCCTTTCTGGATTTCGACGTGGAGATCGAACGGCGGACCGGGATGCCCGTGGCCCGGATCTTTGCCGAGCAGGGAGAGCCAGCCTTTCGTCAGATGGAGATGGCGCTCACGCGGGAACTCGCCGCCGCCCCGCCCATGATCCTCGCGCCCGGTGGTGGTTGGATCACCAACCCCGGTGTTATTGAATTGATGAGACCGCCAGGTTGCCTCATTCATTTGCTGGTTTCACCCGCCGAAGCGGTCCGTCGATTGTCCCGATCCCGTACCACCCGCCCGCTCCTGATGGAGGCAGACCCAGCAGTAAAAATGAACGCTTTATGGGAGGCCCGGGCCGGACTCTACAATATGTCGGATATTGTCCTGGACGTGGAACTCGTTGATCCACAACGTATTACGGATTCCATCGTGGCGCTTGCCCACGGTAGGATGCCGGAGATAGGTTAG
- the aroC gene encoding chorismate synthase has protein sequence MSNLRFTTAGESHGPALVSVLEGMPAGVSLLAADVDTELARRQQGYGRGRRMQIETDRIEFLSGVRAGETLGSPISMLIRNSDWKNWQEIMDPAPREADATGLRKRHVTRVRPGHADLTGILKYDREDARDILERASARETTARVAASAVCRVMLRALGIEIGSHLVHLGGVDAVRPDVLPQDLNAASDASPLRTLDADAEALMITRIDAAKKEGNTLGGICEVVVTGLPVGLGSHVSWDRRIDGRLGQAMLSIPAVKGVEIGMGFETARRTGAEVHDEIEPAMGRTRAGHVQRRTNRAGGTEGGMTTGEELVIRVAMKPISTLMRPLGTVDVATGQSAQAVAERSDVTAVPAMGVIAEAMAAFVLADAVLEKFGGDSLEEVQRNLDAYLARLDERVR, from the coding sequence ATGTCGAACCTCCGTTTCACTACCGCTGGCGAGTCCCACGGACCCGCGCTCGTCTCTGTGCTGGAGGGCATGCCTGCGGGTGTGTCGTTACTGGCCGCTGATGTGGACACCGAACTGGCGCGGCGGCAGCAGGGCTACGGGCGCGGTCGTCGCATGCAGATCGAAACCGATCGCATCGAATTCCTGTCCGGCGTGCGTGCTGGTGAAACGCTCGGATCGCCGATCTCCATGCTGATCCGCAACAGCGACTGGAAGAACTGGCAGGAGATCATGGATCCCGCGCCGCGTGAGGCCGACGCGACCGGCCTGCGCAAGCGGCACGTGACCCGTGTGCGTCCTGGGCATGCGGACCTGACGGGCATCCTCAAGTACGACCGCGAGGACGCGCGCGACATTTTGGAACGCGCATCCGCGCGCGAGACGACCGCCCGCGTGGCGGCTTCCGCCGTCTGCCGCGTGATGCTGCGGGCTCTGGGGATCGAGATTGGCTCGCACCTGGTTCATCTGGGCGGGGTCGACGCGGTCCGACCGGACGTCCTGCCCCAGGATCTCAATGCCGCTTCCGATGCATCACCGCTGCGCACACTCGATGCCGACGCAGAAGCGCTGATGATTACGCGCATCGATGCCGCCAAAAAGGAAGGCAACACGTTGGGCGGCATCTGCGAAGTGGTCGTAACCGGTCTTCCTGTGGGACTGGGGTCGCATGTCTCGTGGGACCGCCGCATCGACGGGCGTCTTGGTCAGGCCATGCTCTCCATCCCCGCTGTGAAGGGCGTGGAGATCGGTATGGGCTTCGAGACGGCCCGGCGCACGGGGGCCGAGGTACATGACGAGATCGAACCCGCCATGGGGCGCACACGGGCCGGGCATGTGCAACGGCGCACCAACCGCGCCGGTGGCACCGAGGGCGGTATGACCACCGGTGAGGAACTGGTCATCCGAGTCGCCATGAAGCCCATCTCCACGCTCATGCGCCCACTTGGCACCGTCGATGTGGCGACGGGCCAGTCGGCGCAGGCGGTTGCCGAACGCAGCGACGTGACCGCCGTACCGGCCATGGGCGTCATCGCCGAAGCAATGGCGGCATTTGTGCTGGCGGATGCGGTGCTGGAGAAGTTTGGCGGAGACTCGTTGGAGGAAGTGCAGCGCAATCTCGACGCGTACCTCGCGCGCCTCGACGAGCGCGTGCGCTGA
- the trmFO gene encoding methylenetetrahydrofolate--tRNA-(uracil(54)-C(5))-methyltransferase (FADH(2)-oxidizing) TrmFO, which yields MSDIPTTASRDTTAPVHIVGGGLAGSEAAWQLAERGHEVILHEMRPVRGTAAHRTERLGELVCSNTFKSTETSNAHGLLKAEMRALGSLILSCADEARVPGGSALTVDRDIFSQGVHDRVHAHPRITVSREEVTELPAVGIIATGPLTSDALAERIRARLGVESLAFYDAIAPVVAVESIDQSIAFRASRWGKETMEGAGEEGAFLNCAFTKDEYDAFIAALTTADQFTAHEFDAVPYFEGCMPVEEMARRGAESLRFGPMKPIGLQDPRSDKRPWAVVQLRMEDRGGRMWNLVGFQTRLRIPEQARVFRMIPGLAEAEFLRYGSIHRNSYVNAPAALSPHLALRDAPTTLFAGQITGVEGYTESSATGMLAGINLSRMLRGQEPVIPPAVSMLGALYRYLREADPKHFQPMNANFGLLDELEGVPPKVLKDKVRKRELFAERALQALHTWRDEHGLAVTR from the coding sequence GTGAGCGACATTCCGACGACCGCGTCACGGGATACCACAGCTCCAGTCCACATTGTCGGCGGCGGTCTTGCCGGCAGCGAAGCGGCCTGGCAGCTCGCTGAGCGTGGGCACGAGGTGATTCTGCATGAGATGCGTCCCGTGCGTGGCACGGCGGCGCATCGCACCGAACGCCTCGGTGAGTTGGTGTGCTCGAACACCTTCAAGAGTACCGAAACGTCCAACGCGCATGGCTTGCTCAAGGCGGAAATGCGCGCGCTGGGTTCACTCATACTCTCTTGCGCCGACGAAGCGCGTGTGCCAGGTGGCAGCGCGCTGACCGTCGATCGTGACATCTTTTCGCAGGGTGTGCACGATCGGGTGCATGCGCATCCGCGTATCACCGTGTCGCGAGAGGAAGTCACCGAGTTGCCAGCGGTGGGCATCATCGCCACCGGGCCACTGACCAGCGACGCATTGGCCGAACGCATTCGGGCGCGACTCGGTGTGGAGTCGTTGGCGTTTTATGATGCCATCGCACCCGTCGTGGCCGTGGAGTCCATCGATCAGTCCATTGCCTTCCGCGCGTCGCGTTGGGGCAAGGAAACGATGGAAGGGGCGGGGGAAGAAGGCGCATTTCTCAACTGTGCTTTCACGAAGGACGAGTACGATGCGTTCATCGCTGCGCTGACCACCGCCGATCAGTTCACGGCGCACGAGTTCGACGCGGTGCCATACTTCGAAGGCTGCATGCCCGTCGAAGAGATGGCACGCCGTGGGGCGGAGTCGCTGCGTTTCGGTCCCATGAAGCCCATCGGGTTGCAGGATCCGCGCTCCGACAAGCGCCCGTGGGCGGTGGTGCAGTTGCGTATGGAAGACCGCGGGGGGCGCATGTGGAACCTGGTCGGGTTCCAGACGCGCCTGCGTATTCCGGAACAGGCGCGGGTGTTTCGCATGATTCCTGGACTCGCCGAAGCGGAGTTTCTGCGCTACGGCAGCATTCACCGGAATTCGTACGTGAACGCACCGGCGGCACTGTCACCGCACTTGGCATTGCGTGATGCACCCACCACGCTTTTTGCCGGGCAGATCACGGGCGTCGAGGGGTATACCGAAAGCAGCGCCACGGGCATGCTGGCCGGCATCAACCTGTCCCGCATGCTGCGTGGGCAGGAGCCGGTGATCCCTCCCGCGGTGTCCATGCTCGGGGCGCTGTATCGCTATCTGCGCGAGGCCGATCCCAAGCACTTCCAACCGATGAACGCCAACTTCGGTTTGCTCGACGAGCTGGAAGGCGTGCCACCCAAGGTGCTGAAGGACAAGGTGCGCAAGCGCGAACTGTTCGCCGAACGTGCCCTGCAGGCGCTGCATACGTGGCGCGATGAACACGGACTCGCCGTCACCCGCTGA
- the xerC gene encoding tyrosine recombinase XerC, translating into MNTDSPSPAESETPLPVEIGEFLTHLEKERDLSPNTLQAYRRDLREFASWLAATHGIAGWEWNELTRTNIRGYMAHLTRRGLAKRSIARQLSAVRSFYRWMHRDERVDVNPARAVGSPKLPRTLPAYLDRTQAETLMQHAATRAQSLEFTDVRNLAMLELFYSSGLRLSELRGVDLADLDLVSQQVKVRGKGRKERIVPLGDHAQRALRNYLVKRDALIAQASGGAVGRRVARGAVFLSERGARISARAVQHAMVTLMSAVSEGADLTTHSLRHTFATHLVDAGADLRAVQELLGHASISTTQIYTHTSVDRLKKVYRQAHPRA; encoded by the coding sequence ATGAACACGGACTCGCCGTCACCCGCTGAGAGCGAGACGCCGCTCCCGGTCGAGATCGGGGAGTTCCTCACCCATCTCGAAAAGGAGCGCGACCTCTCGCCGAATACGCTGCAGGCGTATCGGCGGGATCTGCGCGAGTTTGCCTCGTGGCTGGCCGCCACGCATGGCATTGCCGGGTGGGAGTGGAACGAGCTCACCCGGACCAATATTCGCGGCTACATGGCGCATCTCACCCGCCGCGGCCTCGCCAAACGTTCCATCGCACGCCAGCTCTCCGCCGTACGCAGCTTCTATCGCTGGATGCATCGTGACGAACGGGTGGATGTGAATCCCGCCCGCGCAGTGGGGTCACCCAAGTTGCCACGCACATTGCCGGCGTATCTCGACCGCACGCAGGCCGAGACGCTGATGCAACATGCGGCGACCCGCGCGCAGAGTCTCGAGTTCACCGACGTGCGCAATCTGGCCATGCTCGAGCTGTTTTATTCGAGCGGCCTGCGCCTCTCCGAACTGCGTGGGGTCGATCTCGCCGATCTCGACCTCGTATCCCAGCAGGTGAAGGTGCGCGGCAAGGGACGCAAGGAACGGATCGTGCCGCTCGGCGACCATGCTCAGCGCGCCCTCCGCAACTACCTCGTGAAGCGCGATGCGCTCATCGCACAGGCCAGCGGAGGCGCCGTGGGAAGGCGTGTGGCGCGCGGTGCCGTGTTCCTCAGCGAGCGCGGCGCGCGCATCAGCGCACGCGCCGTGCAGCATGCCATGGTGACGCTCATGAGCGCCGTGAGTGAAGGCGCCGATCTCACCACGCACTCATTGCGGCATACCTTTGCCACGCATTTGGTGGACGCGGGCGCCGATCTGCGAGCGGTGCAGGA
- a CDS encoding DUF494 family protein — translation MDDRWTPVLAELRERFASDTDVVEVEAYLSSQGYNRRQIGEILSLLYSDSVPSPAWGGTQSALEPSLRVQGPHERGRFATDAWGYLIAMHRAGSLSLIDFEQLVERALVHVDGRITLSDVRTIAEDLGVDEGAMGRERPLIH, via the coding sequence ATGGACGATCGCTGGACGCCGGTGCTTGCTGAATTGAGGGAGCGGTTTGCCTCCGACACCGATGTGGTGGAGGTGGAGGCATACCTCTCGTCGCAGGGGTACAATCGGCGTCAAATTGGTGAGATTCTTTCCTTACTGTATAGCGATAGTGTGCCGTCCCCGGCGTGGGGCGGTACTCAGAGCGCTCTGGAACCATCCCTGCGGGTGCAGGGTCCTCACGAGCGTGGTCGGTTTGCCACCGACGCCTGGGGCTACCTCATTGCGATGCACCGGGCTGGTTCCCTGAGCCTTATCGACTTCGAGCAACTCGTGGAGCGCGCGCTCGTTCATGTTGATGGCCGCATCACCCTGTCGGATGTCCGTACCATTGCGGAAGACTTGGGGGTAGATGAAGGCGCCATGGGACGCGAGCGCCCCCTGATACACTGA